The genomic segment CAGTTTGGCTTTTTCAAGACCATAGGGCAGATTGCCCGGATAGGAATTGTGCCGGTTCACCTCTTCCTCATAAGGCGGGTTGACCCAGGGATGCAGATGCGCCCCGATCAGGCAGGTTCCCGCCTCGGCCCATTCACGCAAGATGCCCACCGCGGTTTCATCTTCCGCCACGGCATAATCGACCACATAGGTGGGCACGATTCCGTAACGATGAAAAATGTCCTGGGCTTTATGCTGATGGCGGATACAGGTAACGGAACGGCTGTTGCGGTCAAAAGGCGCGCCCCAGTCAAATTCCTCTTCCGTGTCAATCACGACAATAAGACAGGGCGCCTTTTCCGGTGCCCTGGTCCTGATTGGCTGATTTTCATGAAACATTGCGGCCTGACTTTGGTCTTGTTTTCCCGGTTTTGTTTTTTGCGGTCTGATTATCCTGCCCCCCAGCGCGGTTCTGCCTAGGGTCGAATTTTTTACTCTGCCGCGGCGCGTAATCATCTTTTTTCACGGCAAGATACATGACGTAAAGGATCATGAAAATAAATCCCGCCATGACGATCTGGAACATTTTTATCTCCTGAAATATTTTTCAGTATTTTTAAGACAAAGCAATTTCAAAAATGTTAACTAATAGTCTTTAATGATCAAGATGATCGTGGTGATTAAAATGATCATGACGATGCAGACCACAAACCATAACAGAAACCTGATTCATGCGTGATATTTTTCTTTTTGTGATCATCTTCGGCCTGATCCCGGTCATGCTGAAATTCCCGCAAATCGGGATTCTGACCTGGTCCTGGGTATCCTATATGAATCCGCACCGACTGGCCTATGGTTTCGCCTATGATTTCAACTTTCTGGATTATATTGCGCTGTTTGCGCTGCTGGGCATGCTTTTTTCCAAAGAAAAAAAGATTTTTCCCCGCCATCCGATCACCTATCTGCTGGCGCTTTATTTTTTCTGGGTCAGCCTGACCACCCTGTTTGCCATCAATCATGAAGTGGCCATTCCCAAATATATAACGCTGGTCAAGATTCTTCTTTTTACCTTCGCCACGCTGCTGATCATGCAATCACGGGTAAGGATCAATGCGCTGATCTGGGTTATTGTGCTGTCCATCGGCTTCTATGCCTTCAAGGGGGGCATTTTCACCATTCTGACCGGCGGCAGCGGCCGGGTGTGGGGCGCGCCGGGAAGCTTCTTTGGCGACAACAATCATTTTGCGCTTGTTCTGCTGATGATTGTGCCCATCACCATTTACCTGATCCAGGTAACGGAAGACAAACGCCTCAAGATCGGCCTGGCGGTACTGACCATGTGTGAAATTATGGCGATTTTCGGCACCCAGTCCCGCGGGGCGCTGGTGGGCATGGTCTGCATGTTCACCTTTTTCGCCTGGAAAGCCAAAAAACTCTGGATTCTGGTCATTCTGTTTCCTTTTCTTGGCGCCATTGGCTTTATGTTCATGCCGGACAGCTGGAAAGAAAGAATGGCCTCCATAGAAAGATATGAAGAAGACGCCTCGGCCCAAGGGCGGCTCACCATGTGGCGGGTGGCGATTGATGTGGCCAATGACAATCCGGTGTTGGGCGGCGGGTTCAATGTGTTTTATGATGACGGCGTGCGCACCCAGTATCTACGTCCCGGGGAGGAGGGCCGCGCCGTCCACAGTGTGCATTTCGAGGTGCTTGGCGAACACGGTTATGCCGGTTATCTGATTTTCTTTATGCTGGCGCTAACCACCTATCTTACCGGCAATCGGATTATTAGGGAAGCCAAAGCCAACCCCCGCTTTAAATGGTGTGGTGAACTTGCCGCCATGATCCAGATCAGTATGGTCGGCTATGCTTCGGCCGGCGCCTTTGTCAATCTGGCAACATTTGACCTGTATTATCACCTTGTGGCCATAATGGTGATGACCAGGGTAGTAATGGCCCGTGAAATGACTGCGGAAGCGGCCACAGAATACCCCAAGAACAGAACATCGGGCCTGCAACAGACAGGCTCCGCACACTCAACAGGAAAGATTGCGACAACATGACAAAAGTTATTCATCTTATTGCGGCCGCCCGGCCCAATTTCATGAAAATCGCCCCCTTATATCATGCGCTCAGCAAACAGGACTGGTGCACGGCAAAAATCATCCATACCGGACAACATTATGACGCCAACATGTCCGACAGCATTTTCGAGGACCTGATGCTGCCCAAACCCCATTATCACCTGGGTGTGGGCGGGGGCACTCATGCCTATCAGGTGGGCAATGTGATGATTGCCTATGAGAAAATCTGTTTGGAACAGGAACGCCCGGACCTTCTGGTGGTGGTTGGCGACGTGAACTCCACCGCCGCCTGCGCCCAAGTGGGGGCCAAACTGCATATCCCCGTGGCCCATCTGGAAGCAGGCTTAAGAAGCGGCGACCGCCGCATGCCGGAGGAAATCAACCGGCTGGTGACCGACGCCATCAGCGACTATTTGTGGACCCCCTCCCCGGACGCGGATGAAAATTTGCGCAAAGAAGGTCATCCCGACAGCCGTATCCAGCGGGTCGGCAACATCATGATGGACAGTTTCGAACTGCTCAGAGAGCGCATTGAACGCGAAAATGCCCCGGCCCAGTTTGGACTCACCCCCGGCAAGTATGGCGTGGTGACCATGCACCGGCCGTCCAACGTAGATGAAGAAGCGACTCTGACCTCACTTATGGAACAGATCATGGCCGTGGCGGCCAAGGTCGAGCTGCTGTTCGCCGTGCATCCACGCACCCGCAAGAATCTGGAAAAATTCGGCCTGTGGGACCGACTTGCGGCAACATCCGGTCTGCACCTCACGGAACCGGTGAGCTATGCGCCGTTCATGAGCCTGGTGAAGGACGCCAAACTGATCATCACTGATTCCGGCGGTATTCAGGAAGAGACCACTTATCTGGGCATTCCCTGCCTGACACTCAGAGAGAATACCGAACGCCCGGTCACGGTAACAGAGGGCACCAATCGCCTCGTGCCTACGGCAGAATTGCAGCAAAATGTGGAAAAGGTGCTCGCCGGCACCTGGATCACTGGCACCAAACCCAACTTCTGGGATGGCAAAACGGCGGACCGGATTGTAGAGATTATCCAGCGGATGTTCTTGGAAAACTGATCTGTTACAGCTTAATTTTTCACCAGTTCAGCGCATCCTTTCATTAAAGGATGCCTGAACAGGGTTATGTTTGGATTGTCTCGCAGCCACATTTCAACGGCCTTTTGTTCCCCCTCACGCACAAAATCATCAAGAAAAATATGCGCTCCTGTTTTCAGCTTCCCAAAAAGCTGTGGACCGGCAGGATATCTTGCATTCTCCGAAACAGACCAAGGCGGACCATCAACCACCAACCCGTCAAATTCAATGTCCGGCAGTTTTTCGTCAATATCATACCAGTTATAGACCTGTCCCTGCAAAGAGACTTCTGTCAACGGGGCTGTAATGACGGTCGCCCAGTCCTCCAAGTCATATTTTTTAAGATTTTCCCGCGAGATATCCGCATACTGTGCATCATTTTCCAGGCTATAGACATGTCCCCGGCCCTTGAGCTTCATGACTTGGGCCAGAACAATGGTGGAAATGCCCGAACTACATTCCAGGATATGATCAACATCCTCACTGGCCGCATAGTCTGCAATCAGTCGCAAGAAGTCGGGGGATGCGGCAAAGCCCATGGTGGGTGGTAGAGAACGCGGAAATTTTAATTCACGATACAAACTGTCCAGAGATTCTATGTTTCGGATGACATTTGTTGACTGTTTCCCCATCTCCTCCTGAAGCATCCAGCAAAACAAGTGAATCTTCTTAACCTTGCGCCATATTAGTAGCAAAGCTGCCAGATTAACAACGAGCAAAAAAAAATATAAGAATTTCCATATTCCCCCCCTTTGTTGGTGATTAAAATAATTTAATGCACGGAATGAAAATATCAGGCAAGCATAGCAAACATTAATTTTTCCAATTGATCTACTCTATTTTCCCAATCATTTCGACGGGCCATTTCTATTCGTGTCTCTGGGGTTCCCACGCCTTTTCCATCTAAAGCCATATCAATAGCGTCCACCCACTCCTTCAATGTATGGCAAATTGCGACAGTATCTGAGAAATATTGCCTTATTATCGGCATAAACGACGTGATCACCGGTTTTCCCGTTGCAAGATATTCATTTAACTTAATAGGATATCCGGCTTGAACCCAATCCTGATCATTCTGGGTATAGAAAATTGCATTAATATCCATCATTCTTAAAGCACTTGGGACGAGTTCCCGTTTGACAGGTCCCAGGAAATGGATATTTTTTTCTTTCTTGCATTTAGAAAAGAATTCACCTGCCACGGCATCAGACAGGATTTGTTTTTCTAAAATATTCCCGATGAAAATAAAGTGTATATCGTCGCGTTGTTTTGCAAGAGTATAAATCGTTTGGAAATCAATTTTAAGATTAATGGCTCCAACATAACCTATCTTAACGCCGGAAATTGAGGTTATTTCATCCAGAAGACTGTCGGTTAACTTAGTAACCTTTCTATATTTGGAGAAATCGACGCCGTTATGAATAATCTTTGGAACAATGCTGCTGTCTGCCACAACCTCATCCCACATTACCTCTGATGCCGCAGTGATAAGATCAGATTTTTTGACCAGTTTTTCTGTAAAATCTGTTTTGGCCTGTTTCTTGCTGAACTTTTGATACACATCATATATATGGAACATCACATAGGGTGCCGCCAGTTCCTCTACATAGGGGTAAAAATCGGGGTGGAAGCAAAAGGTTATAAAGTCGTCCCCCCTTTTCAGACCTGCTTTTTTTTTCAGGTCCCGGCAATGCGCCTTGATGGCCAGCCTGTCCAGGGCCGGAAATTTATAATTCCTCGGCAGAAGTGACCCTGCTTTATAAATTTTCACATGATCTTTTTTTTCCGCAGCCCCAAAAGGCATAGAAAAATCCATGTGGTGATAATATCTGGCACCGTTGGAATAAAGAACAGGCCAGCCCCGCCGCCCCAGACGGGAAAGAATATGTTGACGGTTCATCCAGT from the Luteithermobacter gelatinilyticus genome contains:
- a CDS encoding putative O-glycosylation ligase, exosortase A system-associated encodes the protein MRDIFLFVIIFGLIPVMLKFPQIGILTWSWVSYMNPHRLAYGFAYDFNFLDYIALFALLGMLFSKEKKIFPRHPITYLLALYFFWVSLTTLFAINHEVAIPKYITLVKILLFTFATLLIMQSRVRINALIWVIVLSIGFYAFKGGIFTILTGGSGRVWGAPGSFFGDNNHFALVLLMIVPITIYLIQVTEDKRLKIGLAVLTMCEIMAIFGTQSRGALVGMVCMFTFFAWKAKKLWILVILFPFLGAIGFMFMPDSWKERMASIERYEEDASAQGRLTMWRVAIDVANDNPVLGGGFNVFYDDGVRTQYLRPGEEGRAVHSVHFEVLGEHGYAGYLIFFMLALTTYLTGNRIIREAKANPRFKWCGELAAMIQISMVGYASAGAFVNLATFDLYYHLVAIMVMTRVVMAREMTAEAATEYPKNRTSGLQQTGSAHSTGKIATT
- the wecB gene encoding non-hydrolyzing UDP-N-acetylglucosamine 2-epimerase, giving the protein MTKVIHLIAAARPNFMKIAPLYHALSKQDWCTAKIIHTGQHYDANMSDSIFEDLMLPKPHYHLGVGGGTHAYQVGNVMIAYEKICLEQERPDLLVVVGDVNSTAACAQVGAKLHIPVAHLEAGLRSGDRRMPEEINRLVTDAISDYLWTPSPDADENLRKEGHPDSRIQRVGNIMMDSFELLRERIERENAPAQFGLTPGKYGVVTMHRPSNVDEEATLTSLMEQIMAVAAKVELLFAVHPRTRKNLEKFGLWDRLAATSGLHLTEPVSYAPFMSLVKDAKLIITDSGGIQEETTYLGIPCLTLRENTERPVTVTEGTNRLVPTAELQQNVEKVLAGTWITGTKPNFWDGKTADRIVEIIQRMFLEN
- a CDS encoding O-methyltransferase, translated to MGKQSTNVIRNIESLDSLYRELKFPRSLPPTMGFAASPDFLRLIADYAASEDVDHILECSSGISTIVLAQVMKLKGRGHVYSLENDAQYADISRENLKKYDLEDWATVITAPLTEVSLQGQVYNWYDIDEKLPDIEFDGLVVDGPPWSVSENARYPAGPQLFGKLKTGAHIFLDDFVREGEQKAVEMWLRDNPNITLFRHPLMKGCAELVKN
- a CDS encoding glycosyltransferase, whose translation is MSGQQKKLPIIALDYTGWDGNWMNRQHILSRLGRRGWPVLYSNGARYYHHMDFSMPFGAAEKKDHVKIYKAGSLLPRNYKFPALDRLAIKAHCRDLKKKAGLKRGDDFITFCFHPDFYPYVEELAAPYVMFHIYDVYQKFSKKQAKTDFTEKLVKKSDLITAASEVMWDEVVADSSIVPKIIHNGVDFSKYRKVTKLTDSLLDEITSISGVKIGYVGAINLKIDFQTIYTLAKQRDDIHFIFIGNILEKQILSDAVAGEFFSKCKKEKNIHFLGPVKRELVPSALRMMDINAIFYTQNDQDWVQAGYPIKLNEYLATGKPVITSFMPIIRQYFSDTVAICHTLKEWVDAIDMALDGKGVGTPETRIEMARRNDWENRVDQLEKLMFAMLA